A region from the Methylocella sp. genome encodes:
- a CDS encoding peroxiredoxin-like family protein produces the protein MKSTTTLTEALAEICATDIPLAERLSRYAAAMRESGSPFASEYDRLVARLRAGEAGAVTPEAGDIMPPFLFPDSTGRMTSLSALLAHGPVILSFNRGHWCPFCKIELRALAEAGPQFAKFGAQVVSIMPERQSSTASIAAELLNRLTVLSDIDNGYAMSLGLVMSVGDVVRQLMAERGWSLDIFQGNDAWLLPLPATFVVGREGRILARFVDPDFRTRMAISDILTALQLSAI, from the coding sequence ATGAAGTCGACAACAACTCTGACGGAGGCGCTTGCCGAGATCTGTGCGACGGATATTCCACTCGCCGAGCGGCTTTCCCGCTATGCCGCAGCGATGCGCGAATCGGGATCGCCTTTCGCGAGTGAATATGATCGCTTGGTCGCTCGGCTTCGGGCGGGCGAAGCAGGAGCCGTTACGCCTGAGGCCGGCGATATCATGCCCCCCTTCCTCTTTCCCGATTCCACCGGGCGAATGACGAGCCTCTCCGCGCTTCTGGCGCACGGTCCAGTAATTCTCAGCTTCAACCGCGGCCATTGGTGCCCGTTTTGCAAAATCGAGCTCCGCGCCCTGGCCGAAGCCGGACCCCAATTCGCAAAATTCGGTGCCCAGGTCGTTTCGATTATGCCGGAGCGACAATCGTCAACAGCGTCTATCGCTGCGGAGTTGCTGAACAGACTCACTGTGCTCTCTGACATCGATAATGGTTACGCAATGTCGCTCGGGCTCGTCATGTCGGTTGGAGATGTGGTGCGGCAACTCATGGCGGAGCGTGGCTGGTCCCTCGACATATTTCAAGGAAACGACGCTTGGCTTTTGCCCTTGCCGGCCACCTTCGTGGTTGGGCGCGAAGGCCGCATTCTCGCCCGTTTTGTTGATCCGGACTTCCGTACGCGCATGGCGATCTCCGACATCCTGACGGCGTTGCAATTGTCAGCCATTTGA
- a CDS encoding IS5 family transposase has translation MERCAQGLRAAQDALQSLHPLEPARRLRPHIRRARWRRSKARAHHDRRHASEGASHSGEPAQKGALPRRIGRTKGGLNSKLHVVCDGAGKPLVMLLSEGQMSDHKGARLMLKALPPASMLIADRGYDSNWFRAALKARGVEPCIPPTRSRKLPIAYDKTLYRQRHKIENMFAKLKDWRRIATRYDRCAHTFFSAICIAAAVLFYLNQ, from the coding sequence ATGGAAAGATGCGCCCAAGGATTACGGGCCGCACAAGACGCTTTACAATCGCTTCATCCGCTGGAGCCGGCTCGGCGTCTTCGACCGCATATTCGCCGCGCTCGCTGGCGAAGGTCCAAAGCCCGAGCGCATCATGATCGACGCCACGCATCTGAAGGCGCATCGCACAGCGGCGAGCCTGCTCAAAAAGGGGCTCTTCCCCGCCGTATCGGGCGCACGAAAGGCGGACTGAACTCGAAGCTCCACGTCGTTTGCGACGGCGCCGGCAAGCCCCTCGTCATGTTGCTCTCGGAGGGCCAGATGAGCGACCACAAGGGCGCGCGGCTGATGCTCAAGGCTTTACCGCCCGCTTCAATGTTGATCGCCGACAGGGGCTACGACAGCAACTGGTTCCGCGCCGCGCTGAAGGCCAGGGGCGTCGAGCCCTGCATCCCGCCAACCAGAAGCCGCAAGCTTCCCATTGCCTATGACAAGACGCTCTACCGCCAGCGTCACAAAATCGAGAACATGTTCGCCAAGCTCAAGGACTGGCGGCGCATCGCAACCCGCTATGATCGATGCGCCCACACCTTCTTCTCCGCCATCTGCATCGCAGCCGCCGTCCTCTTCTATCTCAATCAATGA
- a CDS encoding IS66 family transposase: MVVPGSKLPDDVDALKAMVLAMTEKAARAEALEAEVADLKALNASADERIARLTSILKALERARFGRRSEKLGSKALDDEQSAFVFDEIETGIGAIQAELDKRPSPDKAKRAARPRKGFAAHLERLEIVIEPDTLPENEGKQKILIGEDVSERLDVTPAKFRVIVTRRPKYAFKNEDGVIQAPAPAHIIEGGVPTEALLALIAVSKYADGLPLYRQEAIYTRDKVELNRALMAQWMGRLGFELEILSEHVLTRIKQAERIFADETTLPTLAPGSGSTKTAYLWAYARDDRPFGGSGPPMVAYRFEDSRSGDCVARHLGGYRGILQVDGYTAYNRLARPDRGNDAVTLAGCWSHVRRRFYELHVNGSSELATATIERMTHLWEVEENVRGKEPEVRAAARQETAVAIVADLFRLWQDALPRISGKSKLAEAIRYAISRRATLERFLNDGRIEIDSNIVERAIRPQTITRKNSLFAGSDGGGRTWASIATLLQTAKMNDIDPQAWLTQTLERVANGWPNAEIDALMPWKYAA, from the coding sequence ATGGTAGTGCCTGGCTCCAAGCTCCCCGACGACGTTGATGCGCTCAAGGCCATGGTGTTGGCCATGACTGAAAAAGCGGCTCGCGCGGAAGCTCTTGAAGCCGAAGTTGCCGATCTCAAAGCCTTGAATGCGAGCGCCGACGAACGCATCGCGCGACTGACCTCCATCCTCAAGGCATTGGAACGGGCAAGGTTCGGGCGCCGCTCCGAGAAGCTTGGCTCGAAAGCTCTTGATGACGAACAGAGTGCCTTCGTCTTCGACGAGATTGAAACGGGGATCGGAGCCATCCAGGCCGAACTCGACAAGCGGCCCAGTCCCGATAAGGCCAAACGAGCCGCACGTCCCCGCAAAGGTTTTGCCGCCCATCTCGAGCGGCTCGAAATCGTCATCGAACCGGACACTCTTCCCGAGAATGAAGGCAAACAGAAGATCCTGATCGGCGAAGATGTCTCCGAGCGGCTCGATGTCACGCCGGCCAAGTTCCGCGTCATCGTCACGCGCCGGCCTAAATACGCATTCAAGAATGAGGATGGTGTCATCCAGGCTCCAGCGCCGGCCCATATCATCGAGGGCGGCGTTCCGACGGAAGCTCTCCTGGCGCTTATTGCCGTTTCCAAATATGCCGATGGCCTGCCGCTTTACCGGCAAGAGGCCATCTACACGCGCGACAAGGTGGAACTCAATCGCGCCCTGATGGCCCAATGGATGGGCCGGCTCGGGTTTGAACTTGAGATCCTCTCTGAACACGTCCTCACCCGGATCAAACAGGCGGAAAGAATCTTCGCCGACGAAACGACCTTGCCGACCTTGGCGCCCGGTTCCGGCAGCACAAAGACAGCCTATCTCTGGGCCTATGCGAGAGACGATCGCCCCTTTGGCGGCAGCGGCCCGCCGATGGTTGCCTATCGCTTCGAAGATAGCCGGTCTGGCGATTGTGTCGCCCGTCATCTCGGTGGTTATAGGGGCATTCTGCAGGTCGACGGATATACGGCCTACAATCGCCTCGCGAGGCCAGACCGCGGCAATGACGCCGTCACGCTCGCGGGATGTTGGAGCCATGTCCGGAGACGATTTTACGAACTGCACGTCAATGGCAGCTCCGAGCTTGCCACGGCTACGATTGAACGCATGACCCATCTATGGGAGGTCGAGGAAAACGTCCGGGGCAAAGAGCCAGAAGTGCGCGCTGCGGCCCGGCAAGAAACTGCGGTGGCGATCGTCGCTGATCTGTTCAGGCTTTGGCAAGATGCGCTCCCACGTATCTCCGGCAAGTCTAAGCTCGCCGAGGCGATACGTTACGCCATCTCACGCCGGGCGACGCTCGAACGCTTCCTGAATGATGGCCGCATCGAGATCGACTCCAACATCGTAGAGCGTGCAATCCGGCCGCAAACAATCACACGAAAAAACTCACTCTTCGCCGGCAGCGATGGTGGAGGCCGTACTTGGGCATCCATAGCCACATTGCTGCAAACTGCAAAAATGAACGACATCGATCCTCAGGCCTGGCTCACCCAGACACTCGAGCGCGTCGCAAACGGCTGGCCCAATGCCGAAATCGATGCCCTCATGCCCTGGAAATACGCCGCCTGA
- a CDS encoding transporter substrate-binding domain-containing protein, protein MKRLQISSSLLVALLFASPASADSALDAIRMRGVLRVGTTGDYKPFSFRNSDGSYVGADIVMAQHLAHELNVKLEFVPTTWSALLPDFAARKYDVAMGGVSVLPERAAQGDFSNIVAIDGKRPIARCADKERFTSVEAIDQSDVRVVFNPGASNESFARTHFSHAHLIVQTDNTAIFDEIVEGRADVMVTDGIEVDHQVYIHPQLCPADVTAPFTKVEKAYLLPKDAALVKFVNDWLATEMSSGDWPRILDAALHQK, encoded by the coding sequence ATGAAACGGCTGCAAATCTCTTCATCATTGCTGGTGGCGCTGCTGTTCGCGTCGCCGGCGTCCGCCGACTCGGCGCTCGATGCGATCCGCATGCGCGGGGTGCTGCGGGTGGGTACGACTGGCGACTACAAGCCTTTCAGCTTTCGCAACTCGGACGGGAGCTACGTCGGCGCGGATATCGTGATGGCTCAGCATCTCGCACATGAGTTAAATGTTAAACTTGAATTCGTGCCGACCACTTGGAGTGCTCTTCTGCCTGATTTCGCCGCGCGGAAATACGATGTGGCCATGGGGGGAGTATCCGTACTGCCCGAGCGGGCGGCGCAAGGGGATTTCTCTAACATCGTCGCAATTGACGGGAAGCGTCCTATTGCCCGCTGCGCTGACAAAGAGCGCTTTACGAGCGTCGAGGCGATCGATCAATCTGACGTGCGCGTCGTGTTCAATCCAGGCGCCTCGAACGAGAGTTTCGCCCGGACCCACTTTAGCCATGCGCATCTGATAGTGCAGACAGATAATACTGCGATATTCGACGAGATCGTCGAAGGCCGCGCCGACGTCATGGTCACGGACGGCATCGAGGTAGACCATCAAGTCTATATTCATCCGCAACTTTGTCCGGCCGATGTGACCGCGCCGTTTACGAAGGTGGAGAAGGCCTATCTGCTGCCTAAAGACGCGGCGCTGGTGAAATTCGTCAATGACTGGCTCGCCACGGAGATGTCCTCTGGAGACTGGCCCCGGATCTTGGACGCGGCGCTGCATCAGAAATAA
- a CDS encoding IS3 family transposase (programmed frameshift), whose amino-acid sequence MPRKRHKAEEIVAKLRQVEVLSAQGRPVAEAIRSIGVTEVTYYRWRSEYGGLKGDQVKRLKELEAENTRLRRAVSDLTLEKLILKEAAFGKLLSSARRRACVEHVIAEHGVSERFACRVLGQHRSTQRKVPTKPDDEAALIADITALAIQYGRYGYRRITAMLWERGWKVNVKRVERIWRREGLKVPARQPKRGRLWLNDGSCVRLRPQCPNHVWSYDFVEDRTHDGRKYRMLNIIDEFTRECIAIRINRQLKAADVIDVLSDLFILRGVPIHIRSDNGPEFIAKALRDWIAAVGAKTAYIMPGSPWENGYCESFNSKLRDELLNGEIFYTLKEAKVVIERWRRHYNTVRPHSSLGYKPPAPETLQWPASQSGPASPATPAIAPGPTMH is encoded by the exons ATGCCGAGGAAAAGACACAAGGCGGAAGAGATCGTCGCGAAGCTACGGCAAGTCGAAGTGCTTAGCGCGCAAGGGCGACCGGTCGCGGAGGCGATCCGCTCGATAGGGGTGACGGAAGTTACATACTATCGATGGCGGTCGGAATACGGCGGCCTGAAGGGCGATCAGGTGAAGCGGCTGAAGGAGCTGGAGGCGGAGAATACGCGGCTCCGTCGAGCGGTGTCCGATTTGACGCTTGAGAAGCTGATCCTGAAAGAGGCTGCCT TCGGGAAACTTCTGAGCTCCGCGCGTCGTCGCGCCTGCGTGGAGCATGTGATCGCCGAACATGGCGTTTCCGAGCGGTTCGCTTGCCGGGTTCTCGGTCAGCATCGCTCCACGCAGCGCAAGGTTCCGACCAAGCCCGATGACGAAGCGGCATTGATCGCCGACATCACGGCGCTCGCCATCCAGTACGGCCGCTATGGCTACCGCCGCATCACGGCGATGTTGTGGGAGCGAGGCTGGAAGGTCAACGTCAAACGGGTCGAGCGGATCTGGCGACGCGAGGGGCTGAAAGTTCCGGCCAGACAACCCAAGCGCGGGCGTCTCTGGCTCAATGACGGCTCGTGCGTCCGGCTGCGCCCGCAATGCCCCAACCACGTCTGGTCCTATGACTTCGTCGAGGACCGCACTCATGATGGCAGGAAATATCGCATGCTGAATATCATCGACGAATTTACCCGCGAATGCATCGCGATCAGGATTAACCGGCAGCTGAAGGCAGCGGACGTCATCGACGTTCTCTCGGACCTCTTCATCTTGCGAGGGGTTCCGATCCACATTCGTTCCGACAACGGCCCGGAGTTCATCGCCAAGGCGTTGCGTGACTGGATTGCCGCCGTCGGCGCGAAGACCGCCTACATCATGCCGGGCAGTCCCTGGGAGAACGGCTATTGCGAGAGCTTCAACTCGAAGCTGCGCGACGAGCTTTTGAATGGTGAAATCTTCTACACTCTCAAGGAGGCGAAGGTCGTCATTGAGCGATGGCGACGCCACTACAACACCGTGCGCCCGCACTCATCGCTGGGCTACAAGCCGCCAGCCCCGGAGACCCTGCAATGGCCGGCTTCGCAATCCGGACCAGCTTCGCCCGCCACGCCAGCAATAGCGCCAGGGCCGACAATGCACTAA
- the tnpB gene encoding IS66 family insertion sequence element accessory protein TnpB (TnpB, as the term is used for proteins encoded by IS66 family insertion elements, is considered an accessory protein, since TnpC, encoded by a neighboring gene, is a DDE family transposase.), with product MIPSGVKVFLASHPIDFRKGVDGLLSLVRDSGSDPFDGALYVFRAKRADRIKIVFWDGSGVCLYAKRLEKAQFCWPKIGHSRIQLNQAQLMALVDGMDWKRVHAVAVKRPEFAG from the coding sequence ATGATCCCATCGGGCGTCAAAGTGTTTCTGGCAAGTCACCCGATCGATTTTCGCAAGGGCGTAGACGGTTTGCTGTCCCTGGTCCGTGACAGCGGCAGCGATCCATTCGATGGCGCGCTTTACGTCTTCCGTGCAAAAAGGGCCGACAGAATCAAAATTGTATTTTGGGATGGATCCGGCGTTTGTCTTTATGCGAAACGTCTTGAGAAAGCGCAGTTTTGCTGGCCGAAGATCGGGCATAGCCGGATTCAACTCAACCAGGCTCAGTTAATGGCGCTGGTCGATGGGATGGACTGGAAACGCGTTCACGCGGTGGCAGTGAAACGGCCGGAGTTTGCTGGATAA
- a CDS encoding DUF262 domain-containing protein, protein MSEDNANPSDPAPAAKSATEHGEAQTRLLNAIDAKIGEVRTDAIDLSFGEIVNLKRDNEIRIDPEYQRLFRWSDEQRSRLVESVLLRLPIPPIFFIENEDGRYELIDGLQRVSSMAQFIDASVIDKEPLQLVGCDIVPELNGLTFDQLPLTLRLQLKRSAVRALIIKRQSRDFLRYEMFKRLNTGGSELSEQELRNCSARIFGPAGIAFYEFLIRLSEKPEFQRLTETLADSDQEKRGREELVLRFFAANDGAEFYHGNVADWLNGYMDGVLLGAKKFDYDKQEEIFNRVFTAIERVSGEGAFCKFKNDKAIGGLAPAYYEAMVCSFAHTLDHIEAGDSQRINAVIIEARQSTGFKQNVGTGANKRSKLFGRIQVLGPRPIKWLA, encoded by the coding sequence ATGTCCGAAGATAACGCTAACCCCAGCGATCCCGCCCCTGCTGCCAAATCTGCGACTGAGCACGGCGAGGCGCAAACACGCCTGTTAAATGCTATTGACGCGAAGATCGGTGAAGTGCGAACCGACGCCATCGATCTAAGCTTCGGGGAAATCGTCAATCTCAAGCGCGATAATGAGATCCGGATCGACCCCGAGTATCAGCGGCTTTTCAGGTGGTCTGACGAACAACGGTCGCGACTGGTCGAATCGGTTCTCCTCCGACTACCAATCCCGCCGATTTTCTTCATCGAGAACGAGGACGGCCGTTACGAGCTTATCGACGGGCTCCAGCGTGTAAGCTCAATGGCTCAATTCATCGATGCTAGCGTCATAGATAAAGAGCCGTTGCAACTCGTGGGCTGCGATATTGTGCCCGAACTTAACGGCCTGACTTTCGATCAGCTTCCGCTCACTCTGCGCCTGCAACTGAAACGGTCAGCGGTTCGCGCGCTCATCATCAAACGTCAAAGTCGTGATTTTCTGCGGTACGAGATGTTCAAGCGGTTGAATACCGGTGGGTCTGAACTGAGCGAACAGGAACTCCGGAACTGCTCCGCCCGTATTTTTGGCCCGGCCGGCATCGCGTTCTACGAATTTCTGATCCGGCTTTCGGAAAAGCCGGAGTTCCAGCGCTTGACGGAAACACTCGCAGATTCTGACCAAGAGAAGCGAGGTCGTGAAGAGCTAGTCCTTCGGTTCTTCGCTGCAAATGATGGAGCCGAGTTCTATCACGGCAACGTTGCAGACTGGCTCAATGGCTACATGGATGGAGTCCTTCTAGGGGCCAAAAAATTTGATTACGACAAGCAGGAAGAGATCTTCAATCGCGTCTTCACAGCGATCGAAAGGGTCTCGGGGGAAGGCGCTTTCTGCAAGTTCAAGAATGACAAGGCCATAGGAGGTTTAGCGCCTGCATACTACGAAGCGATGGTCTGCTCCTTTGCGCACACGTTAGACCACATCGAAGCAGGAGATTCGCAACGAATCAATGCTGTCATTATAGAGGCGAGACAGTCCACCGGTTTCAAGCAGAACGTGGGTACTGGTGCGAATAAGCGGTCAAAGCTGTTTGGTCGCATCCAGGTACTAGGGCCCAGACCCATAAAATGGTTGGCGTGA
- a CDS encoding LysR family transcriptional regulator, whose translation MEMHQVRYFLAAARTLNFTLAAEECHVAQPSLSRAIRLLEAELGGSLFGRERDLTHLTEFGQKMLALLRQCYESAVAAKHLAASLNSGSMASLTLALSHTVSMALLVSPLSELMRVFPGVELRFMRGTVTELSKYLKRGEAVFAIAGPLGETWDRLDAWPLFAEGFDVVVNAGHRMAMSKRADLADFSSERVLMRPYCEVAKAFSDCAREQEIQWVGEHAVVSDADLLELIEADLGIGILPRSTPCPEGLRRIEANGLYITRTIHLYAVAGREKGAPAIALMNLLRAKDWAEHIA comes from the coding sequence ATGGAAATGCATCAGGTTCGATATTTTTTGGCGGCGGCGCGGACGCTCAATTTCACTCTTGCTGCGGAGGAGTGCCATGTCGCGCAACCGTCTCTCAGTCGAGCTATTAGGCTGCTTGAAGCCGAGCTGGGCGGCAGCCTCTTCGGTCGCGAGCGCGATCTAACGCATCTGACAGAGTTCGGACAGAAGATGCTGGCCCTTCTGCGGCAATGCTACGAAAGCGCGGTCGCCGCAAAGCATCTCGCCGCGTCCCTCAACAGCGGTTCCATGGCGTCGCTAACGCTTGCGCTGTCGCACACTGTCAGCATGGCTCTGCTGGTTTCGCCCTTGTCCGAATTGATGCGCGTCTTTCCCGGCGTCGAATTGCGCTTCATGCGTGGAACAGTGACGGAGCTCAGCAAATATTTAAAGAGGGGCGAGGCGGTGTTCGCGATCGCCGGGCCGCTCGGCGAAACATGGGACAGGCTGGACGCTTGGCCGCTCTTCGCCGAAGGATTCGACGTTGTCGTGAATGCGGGGCATAGGATGGCGATGTCGAAGCGCGCCGACCTCGCCGACTTTTCGAGCGAGCGCGTGCTCATGCGGCCATATTGTGAAGTCGCGAAGGCATTTTCCGACTGCGCCCGCGAGCAAGAAATCCAATGGGTGGGCGAGCATGCGGTCGTCTCCGACGCCGATCTCCTTGAGCTCATTGAAGCCGATCTTGGAATTGGGATTTTGCCGAGGAGCACGCCGTGCCCGGAAGGGTTGCGCAGGATTGAGGCGAACGGCCTCTACATCACGCGCACAATCCACCTCTATGCAGTGGCGGGGCGCGAGAAAGGGGCTCCTGCAATCGCGTTGATGAATTTGCTGCGCGCCAAAGATTGGGCTGAGCACATCGCCTGA
- a CDS encoding transposase: protein MIEVLPDRLEGAPSQLRRRWSDEIKEQAVAASLVPGANVSAIARGIGISPAQLFDWRRMALRKGSASLPAPPADASLEVTQPTPCVIEIVVGGVVIRADATADETHLRRVIRAVRSA from the coding sequence ATGATCGAGGTGCTTCCTGATCGTCTTGAGGGAGCACCGTCGCAGCTGCGGCGGCGATGGTCGGACGAGATCAAAGAACAGGCCGTAGCTGCATCTCTGGTGCCTGGAGCGAATGTCTCGGCGATCGCCCGAGGCATCGGCATCAGTCCCGCGCAGCTTTTTGATTGGCGGCGCATGGCCTTACGTAAGGGATCGGCCAGCCTGCCAGCGCCACCGGCGGATGCATCTCTTGAAGTCACGCAGCCCACGCCTTGCGTTATCGAAATTGTTGTCGGCGGCGTTGTCATCCGCGCGGATGCGACGGCCGACGAAACACATTTGCGGCGCGTGATCCGCGCGGTTCGTTCGGCATGA
- a CDS encoding winged helix-turn-helix domain-containing protein, translating to MKEQISEPRRILVVDHDLATEQMVSAYLKANGLRPVLASGRTDVARYLAADECSLVLLDLSFGQRGGLDLLRDIRSHSDVPVIIATGHRCDDIDRAVGLELGADDYLTKPFGLRELLARIRAVLRRGGIGSAAPRNDRERGRFRFCGWQLDRRARRLTDPDEVPVSLTKAEYSLLAAFLDAPQRPLSREHLMRATRMHEDVFDRSVDVQVLRLRRKLEVDPRAPQVILTERGFGYMFAREVERLSSLDESVAESPKPRRQSRSTLTSAQEI from the coding sequence ATGAAAGAACAAATCAGCGAACCAAGACGCATCCTCGTTGTCGACCACGACCTAGCGACGGAGCAAATGGTTAGCGCCTATCTTAAAGCAAACGGCCTGCGCCCTGTTTTGGCTTCCGGACGAACGGACGTGGCGCGTTACCTAGCGGCGGACGAATGCAGTCTGGTGCTGCTCGATCTGAGTTTCGGCCAGCGGGGCGGCCTCGATTTATTACGGGACATCCGCTCTCACTCCGACGTTCCTGTGATCATCGCGACCGGCCATCGATGCGATGACATCGACCGGGCCGTGGGATTGGAGCTTGGGGCCGACGACTATCTCACAAAGCCATTCGGCCTTCGCGAACTTTTAGCGCGCATCCGGGCCGTGCTGCGGCGAGGAGGCATCGGAAGCGCGGCGCCACGGAATGATCGGGAGCGGGGCCGCTTCCGATTCTGCGGCTGGCAGCTCGATCGGCGCGCCCGTCGCCTGACCGATCCTGATGAGGTTCCGGTCTCTTTGACGAAGGCTGAGTATTCCCTGTTGGCTGCGTTTCTCGACGCCCCTCAGCGGCCGCTTTCACGCGAGCATCTCATGAGGGCGACGCGCATGCATGAAGACGTCTTCGATCGAAGCGTCGACGTCCAGGTTCTGCGACTGCGGCGCAAATTAGAGGTCGATCCAAGGGCGCCCCAGGTTATCCTAACTGAACGCGGCTTCGGTTATATGTTTGCTCGAGAGGTCGAACGGTTGTCATCGCTGGATGAATCGGTCGCGGAAAGCCCGAAACCACGACGGCAAAGCCGATCGACTTTGACTAGCGCCCAAGAAATTTAG
- a CDS encoding nucleotide disphospho-sugar-binding domain-containing protein, producing the protein MKVLIASTPATGHLNPLLAVARFLMAEGHEVIGLSGSIMRDRIEGVGMPFRPFPAGADHDLRDVDAAFPERKTIPAGPLQVRFDIEHVFVDPMPAQYEGLRQVLREFPADVIIADNLLFGTFPMLLGPRSERPPIIFLGSSVLVWHRDDGAPALTGFAPAQNDAEREKYAAISKEVDAIAFEPATRHLNRRLSSVGSPSLSMALFDAVVDLPDAYLQLTVQSFEFPRRDLPPSVHFVGAPSIVPNQAPLPSWAHELDGSRKVVLVTQGTVANFNFGQLVAPTLAALANEPDVLVVVTAGGRPVDAIAGPIPANARVASYLPFEWALAKADVFVTNGGYGSVNQALSFGVPLVTAGISEDKAAVNARVSWSGVGIDLATNEPTSEALRTAVRTVLDKPNYRSRASAMAKEFGEIDTRSEILRIINQVCRNPAEPDFAVLAK; encoded by the coding sequence ATGAAAGTTCTCATCGCCTCAACACCCGCTACAGGCCATCTCAATCCGCTGCTCGCGGTTGCGCGTTTCCTGATGGCTGAAGGCCACGAAGTCATCGGCTTGTCCGGCAGCATTATGCGCGATCGCATTGAAGGCGTTGGCATGCCATTCCGACCATTTCCGGCGGGGGCAGACCACGATCTGCGAGACGTTGATGCGGCTTTTCCCGAACGCAAGACGATCCCAGCGGGACCGCTGCAAGTGCGCTTCGACATTGAGCATGTATTCGTCGATCCAATGCCAGCGCAATATGAAGGTCTGCGGCAAGTCCTTCGGGAGTTTCCAGCCGACGTCATCATCGCTGACAATCTACTTTTCGGCACTTTCCCAATGCTGCTCGGACCGCGGTCAGAGCGTCCGCCCATCATCTTTTTGGGCAGTTCCGTTTTGGTTTGGCATCGCGACGACGGAGCGCCAGCCCTCACCGGTTTCGCTCCGGCGCAAAATGACGCCGAGCGCGAAAAATACGCCGCAATCTCAAAAGAAGTCGACGCGATCGCTTTTGAGCCCGCGACTCGTCACCTCAATCGACGTTTGTCGAGCGTTGGCTCCCCGTCGCTGTCAATGGCTCTTTTTGACGCCGTCGTAGATCTCCCGGATGCTTATCTGCAGCTGACGGTTCAGAGCTTCGAATTTCCCCGACGCGACCTGCCGCCTTCCGTGCATTTTGTGGGCGCCCCCTCGATCGTACCAAACCAAGCTCCGCTGCCGAGCTGGGCGCACGAGTTGGACGGCTCGCGCAAGGTTGTTCTCGTCACCCAAGGAACGGTGGCCAACTTCAATTTCGGCCAGTTGGTCGCCCCGACGCTTGCGGCGCTGGCCAACGAGCCTGATGTGCTCGTGGTGGTCACGGCGGGAGGCCGACCGGTCGACGCCATAGCTGGCCCAATCCCCGCTAACGCGCGGGTGGCCAGCTATTTGCCGTTCGAATGGGCGCTCGCCAAGGCCGATGTATTTGTCACCAATGGCGGCTACGGCAGCGTCAACCAGGCTCTGAGCTTTGGCGTTCCGCTCGTCACCGCAGGGATCAGCGAAGATAAGGCCGCCGTGAATGCCCGCGTTTCATGGTCTGGAGTCGGCATTGATCTCGCGACCAATGAGCCGACGTCAGAGGCTTTGCGCACGGCAGTGCGAACCGTGTTGGACAAGCCAAATTATCGGTCGCGCGCATCGGCCATGGCCAAGGAGTTCGGCGAGATCGACACGCGATCCGAAATCTTGCGGATTATCAATCAAGTCTGCCGCAATCCAGCCGAGCCGGATTTCGCCGTTCTCGCAAAGTGA